A stretch of Plesiomonas shigelloides DNA encodes these proteins:
- the rfaD gene encoding ADP-glyceromanno-heptose 6-epimerase, with protein MIIVTGGAGMIGSNIIKALNDMGRSDILVVDNLKDGTKFVNLVDLDIADYMDKEDFITQIMAGDDFGDIDAVFHEGACSATTEWDGKYVMLNNYEYSKELLHYCLDRQIPFLYASSAATYGGRDHDFIEERPYEGALNVYGYSKQLFDNYVRRLWQDAEEHGETLSQITGFRYFNVYGPREGHKGSMASVAFHLNTQINKGENPKLFAGSENFKRDFVYVGDVAAMNLWFWEAGVSGIFNCGTGNAESFQAVADAVTAYHQKGQVEYIPFPEHLKGRYQAFTQADLTKVRAAGYNKPFKTVTEGVAEYMAWLNKR; from the coding sequence ATGATTATCGTCACTGGCGGCGCCGGCATGATCGGCAGCAACATCATTAAAGCGTTGAACGACATGGGACGCAGCGACATTCTGGTGGTCGATAACCTGAAAGACGGCACTAAATTCGTCAATCTGGTTGATCTTGATATCGCTGATTATATGGATAAAGAGGACTTCATTACCCAGATTATGGCCGGCGATGACTTCGGCGATATCGATGCGGTATTCCACGAAGGCGCTTGCTCTGCCACCACGGAATGGGACGGCAAATATGTCATGCTCAACAACTATGAGTATTCCAAAGAGCTGCTGCATTACTGTCTGGATCGCCAGATCCCATTCCTGTATGCCTCTTCGGCAGCCACTTACGGCGGCCGTGACCACGACTTTATCGAAGAACGCCCTTATGAAGGCGCGTTGAACGTCTACGGCTACTCCAAGCAGCTGTTCGACAACTATGTGCGTCGTTTGTGGCAAGATGCCGAAGAACATGGCGAAACACTGTCGCAAATCACCGGTTTCCGTTACTTCAACGTTTACGGACCACGTGAAGGCCACAAAGGCAGCATGGCCAGCGTCGCGTTCCACCTCAACACTCAGATCAACAAGGGTGAAAATCCTAAGCTGTTCGCCGGTAGCGAAAACTTCAAGCGTGACTTCGTGTATGTCGGTGATGTCGCCGCCATGAACCTGTGGTTCTGGGAAGCCGGTGTGTCTGGCATTTTCAACTGCGGTACCGGCAATGCGGAATCTTTCCAAGCGGTTGCCGATGCAGTCACCGCCTACCATCAAAAAGGTCAGGTGGAATACATCCCATTCCCTGAACATTTAAAGGGCCGTTATCAAGCCTTTACCCAAGCCGACTTGACCAAAGTACGCGCGGCTGGCTATAACAAGCCATTCAAAACCGTGACCGAAGGGGTAGCGGAATATATGGCGTGGCTGAATAAGCGTTAA
- the rfaF gene encoding ADP-heptose--LPS heptosyltransferase RfaF gives MKILVIGPSWVGDMMMSQSLYRTLKAQHPDCVIDVMAPAWCRPLLELMPEVHSAIAMPIGHGRFALTERRALGKQLQAEGYDQAIVLPNSFKSALIPFFASIPTRTGWRGEMRYGLLNDLRVLDKAAFPLMVQRYVALAYDGQISRAEQLPTPLLWPKLVIEDTEIANTCAAFDLNDERQAIGFCPGAEFGPAKRWPHYHYAALAEALIRQGYQVRLFGSAKDKDAGEQIITSLPAELQEHCINLAGQTELAQAVALIADCQAVVSNDSGLMHVAAALGRPLVALYGPSSPDFTPPLSDKSTVLRLISGYHKVRKGDADAGYHQSLIDITPQQVLDALQPLLSQEQAACAC, from the coding sequence ATGAAAATCCTGGTGATAGGCCCTTCGTGGGTCGGTGACATGATGATGTCACAAAGCTTATACCGTACGCTGAAAGCGCAGCATCCCGATTGTGTAATTGATGTCATGGCACCCGCTTGGTGCCGCCCGCTGCTCGAGCTGATGCCCGAGGTTCACAGCGCAATTGCAATGCCGATTGGTCATGGCCGTTTTGCCCTGACCGAGCGCCGGGCACTGGGTAAGCAGCTACAAGCGGAGGGCTATGATCAGGCGATTGTGTTACCTAATTCGTTTAAATCCGCACTGATCCCATTTTTTGCCTCGATCCCAACCCGTACCGGTTGGCGCGGTGAAATGCGCTATGGTTTGCTCAATGATCTGCGTGTGCTGGATAAAGCCGCCTTTCCCTTGATGGTTCAGCGCTACGTTGCGTTAGCCTACGACGGGCAAATTAGCCGCGCCGAACAGCTGCCCACGCCACTGCTGTGGCCGAAACTGGTCATTGAAGATACCGAGATTGCCAACACCTGTGCGGCCTTTGATCTGAATGATGAGCGTCAAGCCATCGGCTTTTGCCCTGGCGCTGAGTTTGGTCCGGCCAAACGCTGGCCACACTATCACTATGCAGCACTGGCCGAGGCGCTGATCCGCCAAGGCTACCAAGTACGTCTGTTTGGCTCAGCCAAAGATAAAGACGCTGGTGAGCAGATTATCACCAGCTTGCCTGCCGAGTTGCAGGAGCACTGCATTAATTTGGCCGGTCAGACCGAACTGGCGCAAGCCGTGGCGCTGATTGCCGATTGCCAAGCGGTGGTCAGTAATGACTCCGGTTTGATGCATGTGGCCGCCGCACTCGGTCGTCCGCTGGTCGCCCTGTACGGCCCGAGCAGCCCAGACTTCACGCCGCCGCTGTCAGATAAATCAACGGTACTGCGCCTGATTAGCGGTTACCATAAGGTGCGCAAAGGGGATGCCGATGCCGGCTATCACCAGAGTCTGATTGATATTACGCCACAACAGGTATTGGATGCGCTGCAGCCGTTACTGAGTCAGGAGCAAGCGGCATGCGCGTGTTAA
- the rfaC gene encoding lipopolysaccharide heptosyltransferase RfaC produces the protein MRVLMVKTSSMGDVIHTLPALTDAKRAIPDLQVDWVVEEGFAQIPSWHVAVDRVIPVAIRRWRKNLLSPQTRQEWHAFRQQLQARTYDVVIDAQGLLKSAALITRLSHGTKHGFDRHSAREPLASLFYDCKHPVATQQHAVERTRQLVAQSLNYPVPTQLGDYAIARHFTSTLPADAGQYMVFLHATTRDDKHWPETHWRELIDWVGKNTALRIKLPWGAPHEQARAERLAAGFSHVDVLPKLTLAQVASVLAGAKQVISVDTGLSHLTAALDIPNITLYGPTDPGLIGGYGKGQESVVANDNDMDSINASNIIDIYIG, from the coding sequence ATGCGCGTGTTAATGGTCAAAACTTCCTCCATGGGCGATGTGATCCACACGCTACCGGCGCTCACCGATGCCAAGCGGGCAATCCCCGATTTGCAGGTGGATTGGGTCGTCGAAGAGGGCTTTGCTCAAATCCCAAGCTGGCATGTTGCCGTCGACCGCGTCATCCCGGTGGCGATCCGCCGCTGGCGCAAAAATTTGTTGAGCCCACAGACCCGTCAAGAATGGCATGCCTTTCGCCAGCAATTGCAAGCGCGAACCTATGATGTGGTGATAGACGCACAAGGGTTACTGAAAAGCGCGGCGCTAATCACCCGCTTAAGTCACGGCACCAAGCATGGCTTTGACCGTCATAGCGCGCGTGAGCCATTAGCCAGTCTGTTTTATGACTGCAAGCACCCAGTGGCCACTCAGCAACACGCGGTCGAACGCACTCGGCAACTGGTCGCGCAAAGTTTGAACTACCCAGTGCCGACACAGCTGGGCGATTACGCCATTGCCCGTCACTTCACCAGCACGCTACCGGCCGATGCCGGCCAATATATGGTCTTTCTGCATGCTACCACCCGTGATGATAAGCACTGGCCGGAGACACACTGGCGCGAATTGATTGATTGGGTCGGCAAAAATACGGCACTGCGTATAAAATTACCGTGGGGAGCGCCGCACGAACAAGCACGAGCAGAACGCTTGGCCGCAGGCTTTTCCCACGTCGACGTTTTGCCCAAGCTAACCTTGGCACAAGTTGCCTCCGTACTGGCCGGTGCCAAGCAAGTGATTTCCGTCGATACCGGTCTCAGCCATCTGACCGCCGCACTGGATATCCCGAATATCACGCTGTATGGACCAACTGATCCGGGATTGATTGGTGGGTATGGGAAGGGGCAGGAATCAGTAGTTGCCAACGATAATGATATGGATAGCATTAATGCATCCAACATTATCGATATATATATTGGATGA